Below is a genomic region from Rhinolophus sinicus isolate RSC01 linkage group LG11, ASM3656204v1, whole genome shotgun sequence.
AGAGCTCCCACAGCCCACCTTATCCAAGAGCCTGGGACTTGCAGGGGAATATGGGGAGGAGCTGGCTGTGGACACCCGCCATGAGGGTCTGGAGGCCCAGGGACAGATGGAGGCCTGATGGAcagtgaggaggggagggggacatGGACCTCATGAGGGTAGAGTCCTCCTAGCCCCCCTCCATCCCCGGGGCTGGATCTCCCGACCCACCCGGGCCCCCCTGCAGGCCCACCGGGCCCAGCTCTCGGGCACTGCTGCTGGCGGGAGTAAGACGGGGGAGTTCCAAATTCTTACTGACTTTGGCAGCTCCTGTCTCTTTACCAGCGGCAGGTTCGGTCCTGGTAGGAGGAAAGGACACTGCCACTTCTGACCCCACAGTCTCAGCACTGCGCTTAGACCAGAGTCTCAAGGCCATGGGCCTCAGATGCCCCCAAGGAGGTACACAGTCACTGTCAGATCCCTTAGGACAGACCCATGACCCCCTCTAAGCCATCATCTAAGGCAAGGCCACAACTCCTCAGGCCCACCTCCCAGGTCAGGGCTGTGTCCTCAGACTTCTGGGGCAAGAACACGTTCCCTTCAAAAAGAGAACAGTGAAGTTCATCCCCCACCTAGGCTGACAATCCTCTTCCCCCCTCCGGCTTCTGCTTACTTTTTCAGCTTCTCGCCCACAGCAGGGGACGCTGCTGGCCTGGACGGCTTCTCCCTTGGGGGTGATGGCGAGTGACTCTGGCTGTGGCTGCGGCTGCGGCTGGGGCTGCGGCTGGGAGTGGGGCTTGGGCTGGGGCTACGGCTCCGAGTGAGGCTGCGACTGCGTGACGGGCTGAGGGACCAGCTGCTGTGGCTGTGGCTACTGCTGTGGTGCCGGGGACCCCGGCCACCCCGCCTGTACCAGTCCCCCGAGCGAGAGCGGCTCCTGGGGGTGTGGCAGGGCAGGAGGACAGCTGTGAGGCTCCAGGGACCCCATTCACACATACGCCCATTCAGCTCCAATCATCAGTCCTCCTTCGAGACCCTGAGATTGATCTGGGTGTGACTCCACTTCCCCCCAGCTCCTTTCCTGCAGAAATAGCTCCCGCTGCTCCCTGGCCTCGCTCAGTCTAAACAGAGACCACCCTCTAGATACAACCACCTTAAAACTCACTAGACTTCCATTCACCCACCTCCCTGGGAGGTGACCTCTGAGGGCAAGACCTGGCTGATCAGCTCCCCCCTGTACACGCTGTGCCCAGCTCTGGGCACCCAGGAGGTGTGGCCTCATTTACACCCTGATCCCCTCCTCACCTTGCCGGGGCCCAGGGTCTCACACCCGTGGGGATCACCCATCGCCCCACCAGGCTGGAGCAGACCCACAGGACCCAGTCTGGGGACAAGCACCCCATCCTCTCTGCTCGGGACGCCAGGGCTCCTCAGCTAGGGCTCACCTTAAGGCCGGCTTTCGAGATGTGACcagaccccctcccccagcctttcTCCTACTGCCGCCCTGAGTCAGCCTACAGGGAATGGCCTGGAAGCCAAACCCGGGCCCCACACGGATTCTGTTGGGGCTGTCccaggtgtttgtttgtttgtttgtttgtttttatgaaagtttattggggtgacaattgttggtaaagttacatagacttcagctgcacaattctgtattacatcatctatgtatcacactgcgtgttcaccacccagaatcagttctctttccagcaccatatatgtgatccccGTCCTGTATTTTCACAAAGTTCAAATTTGTCAGCACTATTGAGAAAACAAGAGCTGCCCTTTAAAAATCCAGACTCAacttctcttgagaaatcagaaGACTGGGCAACACCAGGCCTGGCACTGAGTAGCCAAGAGCCCCGATGGATGGGGTGTGTGCTCCCTAGTTCACCTGGCTCCTCTATTTTGCCTGCCAGACCCTGCAGGTAGCTGACGCTGCGATGCACGCAATAGTAACACAGGCAACAATGCTGACAGTAACAGCCCTTCCCAAGTACTCGGTTATTGTGTAAACACTAAACACTTACATGGATTTACTTGTCACACTCTCACAATGACTCGAAGGGGACACTAatctctatttcacagatgaagaaacgagGCCCTGCAAGTTCACTAGCAGGGCCAGAATTTACACCCAGACAGGTGCATGGGCCATGCTCTCTCTCACCCAGAGGCGGCCCAAGCTGAGCCCCGGACCCACAGGGTAACAGGACACACAAGAATAATGTTCCAGTCCGCACATGCTTTATCTCTGACGCTGTCTGCCTCCCCCGCAAAGGGCTGCCATAATTTTTCTGGCCCCCTCCCCATGGAGCGCCCCAGCACTAAAGGCAGGGCCTACTGCAAAGCACAGGACACCCTCGAGTACACGCACCTCTCTACCCTCAGCCCAGGAACTCCCTGTGAGAAGAGCGGCTCAGTCACCTGTCCCCACTGTGTCCCTGAGCTCGGCGGCTGTGTTCCCCCCGTGTCTCCATGCTCGAAGTTCCCGCACAGAGTGCGCACACCTCCCACGCACACCAAGCGCTTCCTGGTCTCGCTGACCTCAGGGCCCAGGCCACCCCCATGCCCCTCACCCACCATGTGCACCAGGCCACACATACCTGCTTCTGCGCCGGGGTCCATACCCACCACGCCGGGTGGGTGAGCGGGAGTAGCGGTGTCCGTCTCGAGAGCCCCCACCTGAGTGCCGGCGGCCACGGCTTCGGGACCGAGAATAACGCCGAGAGCGGGAGCGAGAGCGGGACCAGGAACGGGAGCGGGAGCGTGCGTGGCGGCCAGAACGGTAGTAGCCTCCGCCGCGACGGGAGCGGGAGCTGGAGCGGGAGCTGGAGCGGGAACTGGAGGTCCTCgaggcagaagaggaggaggaggaggaggaggagcggcGGCTGCAGGCGGGGCACGGGGGCCAGTCAGCACCAGCTAGGGTCGTgaccctcccctgcccccgcGTCCCCCCCACGGTGGCCAGGGTGTAGGGCAGGCGGCGTGAGCGTTACCGACCGGGCACTGGCATTACGTCCCGGTGCGGGGCCGCCGGGCTGGGGGGGCGCGGGGGGCTTCCCTGGGGTGGCCCCTGATGCAGCTGCTGCTGCCGCAGCCGCAGCTGCCTCCTCGTCGCTGCCCCCAAAACTGGTGATGAACGTGATCTTCTCCTCCCGGCCCGGGGTCGGGGAGCGCGAGCGGGAACGAGACTCGGAGCTGGATTCCGAGGGCGACCTACAGAGCAGGTAGGGTGCTCAGTCACCAGGCTCCTCGAGCCTGTCTGCCAGCCAAGGACATGCACTCAGAGCAACAGAAACAAGAAGACCTGGCACCAGCCACCTAGCACCCAGGGACACAGCCCAGGGACACATCTGCTTCATGACCAGGCACTTCTCGAAATAGCCAGGAAAGAGAGGGACAGAACTGTACTGACTTCAGGTGGCTGTGAAAAAGGGACGAGCAGATGTCTGTATTTAACATGGAAGAATTTCTCAATATATGAGCTGTGatgaaaatatatggtgaatgtttaaataaaattattacagtaaaagacatactgccattaatccccctcaaaatactcgaccttgcttcaaacacacttatcccatcattcttgtcactttctgaagcagctctagAAGTCCTTTTTTGTGTTTGATTAAAAAACCAGAAGTTGCAcggggccagatctggtgaataaggttgATGAGGACACATGCAATGTTTTCATCTGACAGAAACTGCCGTACCAGGAGCCATGTgcgacatggagcgttgtcatgatggagggtgatttacaacacgctttaaaacacaccttctctcaactgtagctcacacccgactgactgcactgaataaGGTGAAACCTGTCACActcacactgttactaaggtcagacgtgctgcttcctgtattgaagatccctgcctttccatttgCTGGtgctcagcagcagcattcaccgtatgttttgatcacaatgaAAAGGATCTGTATCACAcgttgcttctggtacggcaatttctgtcaaataaaattacggtgtgtcctcatccaccttattcaccggctctggcaccatgtgacttctggctctttaacaaagtaaaattgaccatgaaaggaaaacattttggatcaattcaggacatcgaggtagctatgacagtgcaactaaagacactcacaaaagaggacttccagaattgcttcagaaagtggcaagagggcagccagttggctcaatggttagagcgcagtgctcataacaccaaggtcgctggttcgattcccacatgggcttgagcttggagctgaacCACTggtgggtggctggttggctcaatggttagagcACAGGTTGCtgtttcaattcccacatgggccagtgagctgcgccctctacaactagattgaaaacaacgacttgacatggagatggagctgatgggtcctagaaaaacacagttccccaatattccccaataaaatttttaaaaagaaaagaaaaaaaaaagtgtcaagaatgacgagatgagtgtgttcaaagagagggggagtattttgagggggattaatggcaatttgtcttttactgtaataattttttttttttaatttaaacattcaggGTAGAtgggtggttcagttggttacagcatgagctctgggcaactgggctgctggtttgattcccacatgggccagcgagctgcaccctccgcaactagaatgaagtcaatgagctgccgctcagctcccgatagctcagttggttggagcacgtcctctcaaccacaaggttactggtttgactcctcgactcctgcaagggatagtgggctgtgccccctgcaactaacaacggcaaatggacccggagctgagctgcaccttccacaattaagattgaaaggacaacaacttgacttggaaaaagtcctggaagtacactgttcctcaataaagtcctgttccccttccccaataaaatctttaaaaacaaaacaaaaaaaataatttaaacattcaccatattgttttagCACACCTCGCAtgtcaagtgtgtgtgtgggggaagcaAGTTCTAACACATTAAGTGTGGTACAAAGCcttttttgtaaaagaaagggCCTCACAGCCTTCTTAGCTCCCATGTACTGAGCCAGACGCCTCACCAAAAGGTGTACATGCCTCGCGTTACATATCCTCCCAAGAGCCTCTGGGGCAGGTCCCTCCGACCCCATTCTCAAGAGGAAGATGGGTCAGACTGAGGTATGTCCACCCTCACAGCCCCTCCCCAACCACTGCCACAGCCAGAAGACACGTGTGCATGGTCTGGCCACTTGTGCCTGTTAGTTCTCATTGCTTATTTCTGGGAGTTCAGATTAAAGAGACTTTCAATTTCTAAGTCACACATTTCTGCCATCTTTGGTCATTTTTAACACAAGACTCCATTGTGATTAGatcagaaaattaaagaaggttcacgtataaagaaaaaaaatgggaaaatgggccaacattctggaaaacaaaaaaatgattcaGACCCACAGCTGACACCATGTACTAAGACCCCCAGGATACATCACCCTGTCCATGAGCTCAGGGCGCCCTACAGGGTAGCCGCCCCCAACCCCTCCTCACCACCCTCCATTAAGGGGTTTGGTGGCTGCTGTTTCCTGGGGCCCTGGGGAACTCACCGTTTATAGGGGTCATAGGTGGGACTGTCTCGGCGGGCATAGCTATGGAGAGAATGGGGTGGGACAAGTTGGGGTTTGGGATCTGTGCCGGCATGGAATTGGGCCCAACCTGGGCGCCCAAGGCCAGGCACTGGGCACAGTAACGAGAGGGCTGCCGCCACGTTATGGGCCCTGCCCTCATCCCTCTGCATACCCCACCACAGATCTGCCCAAAGCCTGAACctcaaccccaccccccaaacaatGGCCCAGCCCATCCTGACCCTGAGCAGCAAGGACTTCAGCAGCCTTGGTCCTGCTTGGTCGGTGGACCCCTGACTAGAAATGTCCCTCCTCTCATTCCACACTCCCGGTTCTGCTAACTGGGTCCTGGCTTATCAATGATGATGACGATAAAATTAGAAGAACTAACATGTCTTAGATGATACTTGCACAGTCACACAGCTCACAAATGAAggagctgggattccaacccaggtCACATGGCCCCAAGCTGGTGCTTTTCCACATTATAGTGACCTGCGCCTCCATGAAGATGACAACGACAGTAAGAACCAGTGTGACTCTCTAGTGAACATTTTCCAGACCCCACACCAAACTCTGAACCCACAAGTCGTTTAGGCCTCAGTCGCTCTCCTTGAGCAGAACAGATGTGGTAAAAAGAGGCCTGGGtttgcctggggccacctggcctCAGAGGCTGTGGCAGACAGGCTCTCCGCACCACACCAGCCAGCCTCATCCAAACCAGCCTAAGACCTCAAGGTGGGCACTAACATGGCCCCTCTCCTGGGGGTAACAGTACCCCTTTtccaaaggaggaaactgaagcttgagAGAGGCAGTCACCTGCCCGAACTCTGACAGCGAGGAAACGGCCAAGCAGCCCCCACACCTCAACTCTTCCAGCCACCTTTCACCACCTCCCACTGGCTCCTAGGGAGCCTGGCAGGGACCCTGAGACCAGCAGAGTGAGAATGGCTGGCAGGGCAGGGCGTCCATACCCCTCAGGGCCAGTTTCTACCTCTAAAACTTCCTTATTCACTACCCCACTAGGACTCTCTCCGCAAAACACAAGTCTGCTCCCAAAGAGTCTTCCTGAGCCCCAGACCTCTCCCCCAGACTCTGAGGGTCCGGAGGCAAGCCCAACCTACCTGGGTGGGCTGATTTTACGGCCCCTCAGCCGCTTCTCCCGGAATTCCCTCCGCTGGCGCCGGGAGCGACGGCCCTGGAGCAGGGTGGGGACCAGGCTGGTAAGGGAGGCGGAAGGAGAGCacactcctgccccctccccggCCGGTCCAGCCCTCACCGAGTACATGGCCTTCTCCTCCTCAAGGGCCTTGGCATGTTTGatggcctctgcctcctccttgTCCTTCCGGAGCATCCTGAAGGGAGGGATAAGGGTCACGCAGGAGTAGGGGGCAGGCCAGAGGCAGAGTCATTGCAGGAGGTAAGGGCCTCAATCATGCAGCCCTGAGCACCTACGGCATGCCAGGTATTATTTTAGGTATTGGGGATtcagtatagaaagaaaaagagaaaaaaagaagaaaaaaaaaggcctcatCCTCATGGGCTTACATTCTGGGGAGAAGACAGACAATGACCATGGTAATGAAACACATGGTATGTTAGATGGTGAACACCTGGACGGCAAAATAAATCACGGAGGGGGAAAGGAAGTGCCAGGGAACAGGGAGAAGCTGCAGCAGCTTTCAGCAGGGAGTCAGGGAAGCCACGAGGCAGTGACAGCTGACAACAGCTGAGGAGTAAGCTGCACAGATGCTGGTGGAGCTCACAGCACAGAGTGGCCCGGAGGCTCGGTGGGGCCTCGGGCACTTGAGGAGAAAGGAAGCCATGAGACTGGGCAGGGGGGGAGTGTGTGGGTGGACACGCAGAGGACCAGACAGCTGAGATCTTATGATGAGGACACTGGCTGCTACTGAGTGAGGTGGGAGCCACAGAGGGTTCTGAACCGAGGGTGCTGTGTTCAGACCTGGGATTCAGATTCCGACTCACTGTCCTGTTAGTTGGGGCCACTCTGTGTGCTCTGCACAGGGTGTGATGCAGGGCAGAGGCTCAACCAGCCAAGCAAGGGAATGACCCAGTGAACAAAGCCTCTCCACTAGAGGGCGCTGTCCACCAAGCCCAGGAGCGTCATCCCATCAGATCACCACAGGTCACCCCGGGGCTGGGTGTAGCAATTTCTGCCCAGGTGAAGCCAGGTTATAAGGCCCCGGCCCATGAACAGAGAAGCCTGTGTGTACAGCCCTTGGCGCAGGGCCAGGCACACAAGTGCTCAGGAATGGGGTGGCTGTTAGTATCAAGTGGAAGGACAGAGATGCCATGTCGGGTGGCAAGGGGGTCAGCCAGCAGGCCTCACCTGACGAAGTCACCGTCAGCCATGCCATAGGTTGTGGCCTGTTTGTTGAGATCTGCCACCTGCTCCTGGTTCAGTTCGTCCACGTCCACCTCCACGTCTGCACCAAGAGAAAGGCTGTCAGGGGTCAAAGCCAAGCCAGAGGACAGGGAGAAGAGGGCAGTGCCCTGGAAGGTAGGGACGGGGGGCGCCCACCAGACTGGAGGCCTCTGTTGGAAGGGAACGAGTCAGCTCATCTCGGCGTCCCCAGGCTGGCCCAGGGCTTGGCCAGAAGTGGACACAAtaaatggtgggggtggggtgggcaggtgaTGCGATGAATGAGTTCCCAAACAAGCGAGCAGTGGGGATGTATGAGCAAGGCGTGTGGGGGGagtgaaggaagagggaagagtacTCGGGACCAACAGGGTGGGTGGAGGCAGGGGCGTGGGTCGCAAGTGTCTAGGAGCTGGATGCCTGATGCAGAAGTGGAAGTGGGATGGACGCTTTCCACATGTGCGTGGAAGTCACCAGCTGGCTGAGGGCTGGGAtgagaggagggagagatggtggatggctggatggctgcGTACTGAGGAAGGGGACCAGCAGGGGGGTGAGGAATGGCTCTATAACTAGATGAATACTTGTTTTCCagagggcagagaaagagaaggggagggagagacgGAGGCCAACCCAAGCGCAAGAGAACGGAGCCAGTATCATAAAGCAGCGTCCTAGAAATGAAAGGACAGAGGGGAGCCAGGAACAGCACATGAGACGGAGGAGAGCAAAGGCTGGCGTGCcctggagcaggggagggagagacgGAGGCCAACCCAAGCGCAAGAGAACGGAGCCAGTATCATAAAGCAGCGTCCTAGAAATGAAAGGACAGAGGGGAGCCAGGAACAGCACATGAGACGGAGGAGAGCAAAGGCTGGCGTGCcctggagcaggggagggagagacgGGGCTCGTGAGCACGGGGCACCCCACAGAGGGTGAGGGACGAGACACAAAACGATGCCCAGGGACTGCGGgatgggtggggagggcagcGAGGGGACCCCACCGATGTCGGGGATGACCTCATCTTCGTCCGAGTTGCTCTCCTCCTCGGCCGGTGACTCCTCCTCCTCCGGCTTCTCCGCCACCTTCTCTACCTCGGCCACCGTGCTGTCCTCATAGGTGTAGCCAATGGAAGCCTTCTTTTCTGCCAGCCTGGGACGGGGGAGCCCATGAGCCAGGGCAGTGCCATGGGAGAGGACACTGCACACCAACCAGCCTCTTGAGTTCCATGCGCCCTCACCTCCAGGCCTTAAGCCTGGAACCTTCTGCGCCCACCTCCCACCaacttctccttcttcctccaggcccagctccaaTACCTCCTCTTTAAGGAAGCCGCCCCACCGCCCCAACCCCCGCCAGCCAAGACCTTCCATGGTTCTGAGCTCCCGGCCCTGCCCATGTTGGGTCATTCCTGTCAGGTCGGTCTCCCTCTACCACAGTCCCGTGAGGGCAGTGCCCAGACTTATCTCGGGTAACACTGCGGCTAAGCTTGGCCCAGAGCAGAACAGGGGCCGAGCGCGTGTCTGCTGCTGAATTTAGTCAGTATTCCCCGCTGCCTTCCCAGTGCCAATCTCATCCTAAAAGTGTGCTCTTGGATGAGGATTGCAGTCACATCCGAGAAAACTCTCCAGATGGAGAGAAGCAGCAAGCATTAGGCTCATGAGGGGGACGCTCAGCAGCAGAGGGGAAGGAGTCAAGGCGCCAGGTGACTGCCAAATAGGAGGGATGGCAGTTGCCCTGGAGGAGGGGAAGGCCACCCctagcagagggaacagcaagtgcgaAGACTTGGTGGAGAGATAAGCGAGACTGCCCGACTGCTGCTCTTCCGAGAAGGACGTGGGGATCTCCCTGATCCAGGGTAAGGCCCCGCACCCCCAGCCATTCCTCAAAGGGCACAGCCGTGAGAAGCCCATCTCCAGTGCCATCAGCGGCTGCTGACTGCAAGCTTACTGCACGGCAGGCACAGCACAAGCACTTCACAAGCCCCATCTCCTGCCATCCTCGCCACTCCATGCAGAAAGGCCTCCTGCTGGCCCCATCTTACAGAGGAGCACCccaaaggcacagagagggacGTCCTCacaggcaggatttgaacccaggcctgtaTCTGCGCAGAGCCTGCTCTCTTAACTGTACCTCCCACCATTCTGCAAGTTTGAAAACTGTAAAAGGTTTTACAACCTTTCCCCTCGGGCTGCTGCTTCCTCCTCTAAACATTaggtgagcacctactgtgtgctgagcACCGGCCCCAGCTCTGGGGAGACCCAGGGGGACAGGATGGATGAGGCCACGTCCTGGTCGGGCTCCCAGTCCTCCTGCCTCTCCTAACCCGCCGTGTCCCAGACCCTGACTCACTTCTTTTTCTCGTCCTCACTGGGTCTCTGGAGGCCTCCGTACAACTCGTCAATGTAGATCTGGTACAGGCACTGCTCCTCTGAGACTGTGGCAAGGCAAGAGGCACGCGGGTCACAGGGGGCTGGGGACGCTGGGACTTCAGGGGGGGACACAAGAACGCAGTGGGGGTAGGAGGGTGGGTACAACTCAAGCGCGGTCATGAGCAGTTACCTATTTCCAGATAATCACAAACTGTGTGTGGTAGGGTCCTGGCTATACCAATGACTCACCACGTGACCCTGGTCAAGAGACTTCActgctctatgcctcagtttccttttcagtaAATCAGGACCACTGGCAGTGAGTGCTTGGTACTTGGGCACTGCTACTTTATCACTGTTAGGGAGGCCTCTGGCTGGACACTTCAGAACTACAAACCCATCCTGAGTGCTGGACTGCAATGGGCCACTCCACTGTGTGCCTCTCTGTGGTTCAGGTTAAATTAAGTGTGGTTGGGAGAAATCGGCGCTCTTGATCACCCACAATACCCACCATGTGGGGCACAGCAGTGCACCAGAGCCTTCCCTGATCTCACCCCGACTCACTGTGGGACCTGGGCAAGTCCCCttccctctgtgggcctcagctTTTCTATCTGGAAAGAAAGGTAGACGGGCCTGGCGAGCCGGGAAGTGGCACAGTCTGGCCTTCCCTGGCTCCAGCAGCCATGCCAGCTCCTGCTCGTAGTGTACGAAGCCCCAGGGGAGAGACCCTGCTGACCTGTCACACAAGCTGCCTcgctctccctgctcccaccaaTTATGCCTTGCCTCTGTTCCCCCAGGGTGCCGCCCCCTTCCCAACAGGGCTGTTCTCACGTCGAGAGGCCTACAGCCTCCCTCTCCTCAGCAGGGAGCTCCTATCCACTCTTCACTGACCCTAGATCGATCGGTTGGTCGGTCGAGCACCTCACAGAACAACACGATCCTAACATTGCGTTAGTTTGCAATTAGCACCCACTTTCATGGTTATATGGATGCTGCCTTCTCCCGCACTAGACCCCAGATCCCAGAATTGCCTGACACCCCACAGGTGCTCAGGAATTGtgggaatgagtgaatgaatacagTCAGACAGAACAAAGGGAAACCCTGACTCCATCACCAAGAATCCGTATGGCTCTGGGTGAAGGCAAAAACCACAATGGTTGTCAGCGATGATGAATTGCCCTGATGCTAAGGCCTTGCTGATTGCTAGAATTTGGGCAATCTTGGATTTCAGAGATGCTAAAATGTCTAACTTCGAAACAAAGAAATATAGGAAGAGCGAATCCACAGGGAAAGCTGACTATGCCAGGCTCGGTGCCAGGGCTTTATACACCCCTCTCAGAACCCTCACAAACATCCCGTGGGACAGAACCCATCATTACCACCCTTCTCGGGGATGGCTGCTGGAGCCCGGGAAGGCCAGACTGTGTCACCTCCCAGCTCGCCCAGCCCATCTACCTTGTTTTACAGATAgaaaagctgaggcccagagggagggaggagacgaAGACCCACCAGGCCAAGGGACTCGTGTGGCCCCTCCTCCTCTAACTCCACAGGGAAACCCAGGAAGCGGAGGCTCCATGTCCCTGGGAGGTGAGGTAGAGTGCGAGCTGGCCCTCAGGTGGCAGCACTGGTTAAGGGCAGGGTGAGAACTGCAGCTCCATGGACAGTATCCCGCAACCCGAGCCTCACcaccctcat
It encodes:
- the CLASRP gene encoding CLK4-associating serine/arginine rich protein, which translates into the protein MWHEARKHERKLRGMMVDYKKRAERRREYYEKIKKDPAQFLQVHGRACKVHLDSAVALAAESPVNMMPWQGDTNNMIDRFDVRAHLDHIPDYTPPLLTTISPEQESDERKCNYERYRGLVQNDFAGISEEQCLYQIYIDELYGGLQRPSEDEKKKLAEKKASIGYTYEDSTVAEVEKVAEKPEEEESPAEEESNSDEDEVIPDIDVEVDVDELNQEQVADLNKQATTYGMADGDFVRMLRKDKEEAEAIKHAKALEEEKAMYSGRRSRRQRREFREKRLRGRKISPPSYARRDSPTYDPYKRSPSESSSESRSRSRSPTPGREEKITFITSFGGSDEEAAAAAAAAAASGATPGKPPAPPQPGGPAPGRNASARRRSSSSSSSSSASRTSSSRSSSRSSSRSRRGGGYYRSGRHARSRSRSWSRSRSRSRRYSRSRSRGRRHSGGGSRDGHRYSRSPTRRGGYGPRRRSRSRSRSGDWYRRGGRGPRHHSSSHSHSSWSLSPSRSRSLTRSRSPSPSPTPSRSPSRSRSHSQSHSPSPPREKPSRPAASPAVGEKLKKTEPAAGKETGAAKPKLTPQEKLKLRMQKALNRQFKADKKAAQEKMIQQEHERQEREDELRAMARKIRMKERERREKEREEWERQYSRQSRSPSPRYSREYSSSRRRSRSRSRSPHYRH